From a single Miscanthus floridulus cultivar M001 chromosome 8, ASM1932011v1, whole genome shotgun sequence genomic region:
- the LOC136478051 gene encoding endoglucanase 7-like: MRAGAAARRQPPRAHAKAPRGDSPRAMSSAAATATSCHRLGVALLLLLLVLGGAEGKAHNYEDALQKSLLYFEAQRSGRLPHSQRVAWRHHSGLTDGLEQGVDLVGGYYDAGDHVKFGLPMAFTVTMLSWSLIEYGGDVADAGELGHALEAVKWGTDYFIKAHTRPDELWAEVGDGDTDHYCWQRPEDMTTSRQAYKVDRDHPGSDVAGETAAAMAAASIVFRDSNPHYAHLLLHHAQQLFEFADKYRGKYDSSIAEVKSYYASVSGYKDELLWAALWLHRATGRADYLDYVVDNADSFGGTGWAINEFSWDVKYAGVQILAARLLLRGEHATRHRSTLERYRAKAERYVCACLGRNTEGGADANVERSPGGMLYIRQWNNMQYVTSAAFLLSAYSDYLAEAGAPIVSCAGGETVAAEEVFALARAQVDYVLGTNPRGVSYLVGYGSKYPNRVHHRAASIVPYKHSKEFIGCTQGFDHWFGRRSSNPNVLVGAIVGGPDRRDRFRDNRENYMQTEACTYNTAPMVGMFAKLHRMARLEREQGSTTPVPVTSTAADV, translated from the exons ATGCGAGCGGGCGCAGCGGCGCGGAGGCAGCCGCCGCGCGCACATGCCAAGGCGCCGCGCGGGGACTCTCCTCGTGCAATGAGTAGCGCCGCCGCGACCGCGACGTCGTGTCATCGCCTCGGGGtcgcgctgctgctgctcctgctggTTCTTGGTGGAGCCGAGGGGAAGGCGCACAACTACGAGGACGCGCTGCAGAAGAGCCTGCTCTACTTCGAGGCGCAGCGCTCGGGGCGGCTCCCGCACAGCCAACGCGTCGCCTGGCGCCACCACTCCGGCCTCACCGACGGCCTCGAACAAGGG GTGGACTTGGTGGGGGGATACTACGACGCCGGCGACCATGTCAAGTTCGGCCTGCCCATGGCGTTCACCGTCACGATGCTGTCGTGGAGCCTGATCGAGTACGGCGGCGACGTCGCGGACGCCGGCGAGCTGGGCCACGCGCTGGAGGCCGTCAAGTGGGGCACCGACTACTTCATCAAGGCGCACACCAGGCCCGATGAGCTGTGGGCTGAG GTGGGCGACGGCGACACGGACCACTACTGCTGGCAGCGGCCGGAGGACATGACGACGTCGCGGCAGGCGTACAAGGTCGACCGGGATCACCCAGGCTCCGACGTCGCCGGCGAGaccgcggcggccatggcggccgcgtcCATCGTCTTCCGCGACTCCAACCCGCACTACGCGCACCTTCTCCTGCACCACGCACAGCAG CTGTTCGAGTTCGCCGACAAGTACAGGGGCAAATACGACAGCAGCATCGCGGAGGTGAAGAGCTACTACGCGTCGGTGAGCGGGTACAAGGACGAGCTCCTGTGGGCCGCCCTGTGGCTCCACCGCGCCACCGGCAGAGCTGACTACCTCGACTACGTCGTCGACAACGCCGACAGCTTCGGCGGCACCGGCTGGGCCATCAACGAGTTCAGCTGGGACGTCAAGTACGCCGGCGTCCAGATCCTAGCAGCAAGG TTGCTGCTGAGAGGGGAGCACGCGACGCGCCACCGGAGCACGCTGGAGCGGTACAGGGCGAAGGCGGAGCGCTACGTGTGCGCGTGCCTGGGCCGGAACACGGAAGGCGGCGCGGACGCCAACGTGGAGCGCAGCCCCGGCGGGATGCTCTACATCCGGCAGTGGAACAACATGCAGTACGTGACCAGCGCCGCGTTCCTGCTCTCCGCCTACTCCGACTACCTGGCCGAGGCCGGCGCCCCGATCGTGTCGTGCGCGGGCGGCGAGACCGTGGCGGCCGAGGAGGTGTTCGCGCTCGCCAGGGCGCAGGTGGACTACGTGCTGGGCACCAACCCCAGGGGCGTCAGCTACCTCGTCGGCTACGGCTCCAAGTACCCCAACCGGGTGCACCACCGCGCCGCGTCCATCGTGCCGTACAAGCACAGCAAGGAGTTCATCGGCTGCACGCAGGGGTTTGACCACTGGTTCGGCCGGCGGAGCTCCAACCCAAACGTGCTCGTTGGCGCGATCGTCGGCGGGCCGGACCGGCGGGACAGGTTCAGGGACAACCGGGAGAACTACATGCAGACGGAGGCCTGCACCTACAACACGGCCCCGATGGTCGGCATGTTCGCCAAGCTGCACCGGATGGCGCGGCTGGAGCGGGAACAGGGGTCGACGACGCCGGTGCCCGTGACGTCCACGGCGGCTGATGTGTAA